A stretch of Cheilinus undulatus linkage group 20, ASM1832078v1, whole genome shotgun sequence DNA encodes these proteins:
- the nptx2b gene encoding neuronal pentraxin-2b, with amino-acid sequence MFSLLYGLLCFCVLGCSRQASGQPDDGKRYICRAVPISGDASCPVTLLPELSTGSQEEELRNTVMQLRETILQQKENISKQQGTINELTNKLSLCASATDDRRYEKTGPWSKDKQNTMGDVPRDPNDTIDSLRKTMQGLKDRLENLEQQQMRANVSGASFPSELRDLLQRRLGQLEKQLLKKVNNLEEQKSMLSNATAAYRLKTESTLNALVERISELEKGGGDYKSPEQFKLSLPQRTNYLYGRITKSLPEMYAFTLCMWIKSSASPGIGTPFSYGVPGQANEIVLIEWGNNPIELLINDKVAQLPLDVRDGRWHHICMSWTTRDGQWDAYQDGAKLGSGDNLAAWHPIKPGGVIILGQEQDVVGGRFDAGQAFVGELSQVNIWDRVLKPAEIQAMANCSSYFPGNVISWLPSNVEVFGRGAFKRPLEMCQERLANA; translated from the exons ATGTTCTCACTTTTGTACggacttttgtgtttttgtgtgctgGGTTGCAGTCGACAAGCAAGTGGACAACCGGATGATGGAAAGAGGTACATTTGCCGCGCAGTTCCCATCAGCGGTGATGCCAGTTGCCCTGTGACTCTTTTACCCGAGCTTAGCACCGGGAGCCAAGAAGAAGAGCTCAGAAACACCGTCATGCAGCTTCGAGAGACGATTCTGCAGCAGAAAGAGAATATTTCCAAACAGCAAGGCACCATCAACGAGCTCACCAACAAGCTGTCCCTTTGCGCATCCGCCACCGACGACAGGAGGTACGAAAAGACGGGCCCCTGGAGCAAAGATAAACAGAACACGATGGGGGATGTTCCGAGGGATCCGAATGATACCATTGACAGTCTTCGGAAAACCATGCAAGGTCTCAAGGACAGGCTGGAGAACTTGGAG CAACAGCAGATGAGGGCCAACGTGTCCGGCGCCTCGTTCCCCAGCGAGCTCCGCGACCTGCTGCAGCGTCGCCTCGGCCAGCTGGAGAAACAGCTCCTGAAGAAGGTCAACAACCTGGAGGAGCAGAAGAGCATGCTGTCCAACGCCACGGCCGCCTATAGGCTGAAGACGGAGAGCACGCTGAACGCACTGGTGGAGAGGATCAGTGAGCTGGAGAAAG GGGGAGGAGACTACAAGTCCCCCGAGCAGTTCAAGCTCTCCCTCCCTCAGCGCACCAATTATCTGTACGGCCGCATCACCAAGAGCCTGCCAGAAATGTACGCCTTCACTCTTTGCATGTGGATCAAGTCCAGCGCCAGTCCAGGGATTGGGACTCCTTTCTCCTATGGAGTCCCAGGGCAAGCTAATGAAATTGTGCTAATTGAATGGGGAAACAACCCAATAGAGCTGCTGATCAATGACAAG GTTGCTCAGTTGCCTTTGGATGTACGTGATGGAAGGTGGCACCACATCTGCATGTCCTGGACCACACGTGATGGCCAGTGGGACGCATACCAAGATGGTGCCAAGCTGGGAAGTGGCGACAATCTGGCGGCTTGGCATCCCATCAAACCTGGGGGAGTCATTATCCTTGGGCAGGAGCAG GACGTGGTGGGCGGGCGATTTGATGCCGGACAGGCTTTCGTGGGCGAGCTGAGTCAGGTGAACATCTGGGACCGGGTTCTGAAGCCAGCGGAGATCCAGGCTATGGCAAACTGCAGCTCTTATTTCCCAGGGAATGTGATCTCCTGGCTACCGAGCAATGTTGAAGTATTTGGGAGGGGAGCGTTTAAGCGGCCCTTGGAGATGTGTCAGGAGCGGCTGGCAAACGCTTAA